The following is a genomic window from Clostridium sp..
GCAAAATAATGGATGCATATCCCTGGAAAGTAATCTTGAAACCACAAAATTTTTAGTTGCATTTAACTTGGAGGAGGCAGATAAATGAACACTTTCATAACTTGTTTGGTAAAAAAAATTTCCGAGTCAAATCCTGAATTCTCAAAACTTCAATTAAAAAAGATGGAATATGGTTTGATTTGTTTCTTTGATGAAATTACAAAATTAGTCCCTTACTTTATTATATTCTGGATATTTTCTGTTCAGGACTATTATCTGATTGCCCTTTTGTTTTTTTGTCCAATTAGATTGTTTTCAGGCGGTTACCATGCAAAAACTTATTGGGGCTGCTTTTGCATTAGTTTTATCGTATTTCTATCAATAATTACTTTAGGCAGATATCTGTCAATAAATATTGTGGTCTTGATATTATTATTGACTATTTCTTTTGTATTAATTTGTATTTTTTCACCAGTAGACAATATCAACAAAAAAATAAAAAGTGAAAAAAGAAAGGTTTTACTTAACCACCTTTCTATATTAGCTGCCTTATCTCTAATTGTAGCTTGCTATTTTATTCCGGATAAGTTTCTGAATACCGCTGTAATATCAATTCTCAGCTCAACAATAATGATGATGCTTGGAAAAATAATTTAGGATAGTTCTTTGAATTTAAATGTATGGAACACATTCAT
Proteins encoded in this region:
- a CDS encoding accessory gene regulator B family protein; translation: MNTFITCLVKKISESNPEFSKLQLKKMEYGLICFFDEITKLVPYFIIFWIFSVQDYYLIALLFFCPIRLFSGGYHAKTYWGCFCISFIVFLSIITLGRYLSINIVVLILLLTISFVLICIFSPVDNINKKIKSEKRKVLLNHLSILAALSLIVACYFIPDKFLNTAVISILSSTIMMMLGKII